Proteins encoded in a region of the Uloborus diversus isolate 005 chromosome 1, Udiv.v.3.1, whole genome shotgun sequence genome:
- the LOC129234450 gene encoding DNA repair and recombination protein RAD54-like: MRRSSAPSQLAKRKASPTNITIKRCIIIDKTVPKTVNATVCKENISNQINNEGISHEELIKQILSKPFKVPIPNYSGSYKHRSLGFRRSGVKAALHDPDEEGALILYEPSTVPLHEKLNVSATKVDVHVVVDPLLCKILRPHQREGVKFMWDCITGKQIENSYGCIMADEMGLGKTLQCITLLWTGLKQGPTAKPIIDKVIIVAPSSLVKNWEREVNKWLNGKVGVLAIDGGSKSEIDKKLESFVFAVGRTCIPILIISYETFRLHATVLYKTEIGLVICDEGHRLKNSENQTYQALDKLNAKRRVLLSGTPIQNDLLEYFSLIQFVNKDILGTAQEFKKKFERPILRCRDIDATKDEQEKGKEKLDELISIVNRCMIRRTSQLLSNYLPVKYELVVCCEMTELQKNLYTHYVNSQAVSKALDSNSKISALSAVTSLKKICNHPDLILDLAKKNQDGLGSCLKFFPPKHDGKTVIPELSGKMKVLDGILAFVKATSNDKIVLVSNYTQTLDLFERLCQLRNYTFVRLDGTMTVKKRGKIVETFNIPTSDIFIFMLSSKAGGCGLNLIGANRLVMFDPDWNPANDAQAMARVWRDGQKKECFVYRLLSTGSIDEKILLRQTHKKGLSSCVVDEEEVTRHFSLSELKELFRLESSTFSDTHDKIRCKRCVNWIQVTSPPDNATCNNDLSQWHHSKEKKNVPDHILKSCWNTGVTFVFYQKSHEKKYIP; encoded by the coding sequence ATGAGGAGAAGTTCTGCTCCAAGTCAACTAGCTAAAAGAAAAGCTTCTCCAACAAACATCACAATAAAGCGCTGTATTATTATTGATAAGACTGTCCCGAAAACTGTAAATGCTACTGTATGCAAAGAAAATATATCAAATCAGATAAATAATGAAGGAATATCTCATGAAGAATTAATAAAGCAAATCTTGTCCAAACCTTTCAAAGTTCCAATACCAAATTATTCTGGTTCGTATAAGCATAGATCTTTGGGCTTTCGTCGCTCTGGAGTTAAAGCAGCTTTACACGACCCAGATGAAGAAGGTGCTTTGATTCTGTATGAGCCCTCCACTGTTCCTCTTCATGAGAAATTAAACGTATCGGCTACTAAGGTTGATGTACACGTCGTGGTTGATCCATTATTGTGTAAAATATTGAGGCCTCATCAGAGGGAAGGTGTGAAATTTATGTGGGACTGTATAACTGGCAAACAAATAGAAAACAGTTATGGCTGTATTATGGCTGATGAAATGGGGTTGGGGAAGACTTTGCAATGCATTACTTTGTTATGGACTGGCTTGAAGCAAGGGCCGACCGCCAAACCCATTATTGATAAAGTTATCATTGTGGCTCCCAGTAGTTTGGTGAAAAACTGGGAGAGGGAAGTTAATAAATGGCTCAATGGCAAAGTTGGAGTTTTAGCGATAGATGGCGGCAGTAAGAGTGAGATTGATAAAAAATTGGAAAGCTTTGTTTTCGCTGTTGGCAGGACATGTATTCCGATTTTGATAATATCATATGAAACATTTCGACTCCATGCCACAGTTTTGTACAAGACTGAAATTGGTTTGGTAATATGCGATGAAGGTCACAGACTGAAAAATTCTGAGAATCAAACATATCAGGCCCTCGATAAGCTGAATGCAAAGCGAAGGGTTCTTTTATCCGGTACGCCCATTCAAAACGACTTGTTGGAGTATTTCAGTCTTATACAATTTGTGAACAAAGATATTTTGGGAACGGCACAggagtttaaaaagaaattcgaaaGACCCATACTCCGATGTAGAGACATAGATGCCACGAAAGATGAGCAAGAAAAAGGTAAGGAAAAATTAGATGAATTGATCTCCATTGTTAACAGATGCATGATACGTCGAACATCTCAGCTGCTGTCCAATTACCTTCCTGTCAAATATGAACTCGTTGTCTGTTGCGAGATGACAGAGttacaaaaaaatctttacacaCATTACGTTAATTCACAAGCTGTAAGTAAAGCTTTAGATTCAAATAGCAAAATCAGTGCCCTCTCTGCAGTTacgagtttgaaaaaaatatgcaatcatCCTGACTTAATATTGGATCTTGCCAAGAAAAACCAAGATGGTTTGGGTagttgtttgaaatttttccctCCAAAGCATGACGGCAAAACCGTGATTCCTGAGTTATCCGGGAAGATGAAGGTTTTAGACGGTATATTAGCTTTTGTGAAAGCAACTTCAAATGACAAGATAGTGCTGGTGTCAAATTATACGCAAACTTTAGACTTGTTCGAAAGACTGTGTCAATTAAGAAATTATACGTTTGTCAGACTCGACGGTACGATGACTGTgaaaaaaagaggtaaaatcgTCGAAACTTTCAATATACCCACAagtgatatatttattttcatgctCAGCAGCAAAGCGGGTGGGTGTGGTCTAAATCTTATCGGGGCCAATAGATTAGTGATGTTCGACCCCGATTGGAACCCAGCAAATGACGCTCAAGCTATGGCACGGGTTTGGAGGGATGGTcagaaaaaagaatgttttgttTATAGGTTACTGTCAACAGGTAGTATTGATGAAAAAATTCTGCTCAGACAGACTCACAAGAAAGGTTTAAGTAGTTGTGTAGTTGACGAAGAAGAAGTGACTAGGCATTTCAGTTTGTCTGAACTGAAAGAGTTGTTTCGCTTGGAGTCCAGCACTTTCAGCGATACGCATGACAAAATTCGATGCAAGCGATGTGTCAATTGGATTCAAGTGACGTCACCGCCCGACAATGCCACTTGCAACAATGATTTATCGCAGTGGCACCATTccaaagagaagaaaaatgtcCCCGATCATATACTCAAATCTTGTTGGAATACTGGAGTAACATTTGTATTTTACCAAAAATCTcacgaaaagaaatatattccgtag